A genomic region of Cryptococcus neoformans var. grubii H99 chromosome 13, complete sequence contains the following coding sequences:
- a CDS encoding CMGC/CDK/CDK7 protein kinase, which yields MDLANQENSQRANRWDKGIKIGEGTFANVYKGTEKATGRKVAIKKIKVGEMKHGLDMTALREVKFLQELKHPNIISLLDVFSVKQNINLVLEFLDTDLEAVIRDKALIFQNADIKSWMAMSLRGLEYIHRNGVLHRDLKPNNLLIAANGELKIADFGLAREFGDAGNKMTCQVITRWYRPPELLFGSRYYSPTVDIWSMGTIFVELILRVPFLAGETDIDQLKKTFHAMGTPTEQDWPGYTKLPDYHEVGSFPKNPWWNIISSIGREGQDLARELLRFDPAQRPAAKKALLHSFFSSYPPPTPPIALPKPLAELRPRELAPDETQGKPLLASGASQVLKRKAESPHKSQSVSRKLIFT from the exons ATGGATTTGGCCAATCAAGAAAACAGCCAACGTGCCAACAGAT GGGATAAGGGTATAAAAATTGGTGAAGGAACTTTCGCCAATGTTTATAAAG GCACAGAGAAAGCGACTGGCAGAAAAG TTGCCATTAAGAAGATTAAAGTAGGAGAAATGAAACATGGGCTAGATATGACAGCTTTACGAGAAGTCAAGTTTCTTCAAGAATTAAAACACCCAAATATTATCTCT TTACTAGACGTTTTTTCGGTCAAGCAGAACATCAATTTGGTGCTGGAATTCCTCGACACGGATTTGGAAGCGGTTATCCGGGACAAGGCTCTGATTTTCCAAAATGCGGATATCAAAAGCTGGATGGCAATGTCCTTGAGGGGATTGGAATACATTCACAGGAACGGAGTGCTTCACCGC GATTTGAAGCCGAACAACTTATTAATCGCCGCTAATGGTGAGCTCAAAATTGCGGATTTCGGTCTTGCTAGAGAATTTGGAGACGCCGGAAACAAAATGACCTGTCAGGTTATCACCCG ATGGTACCGTCCTCCAGAACTCCTCTTTGGTTCTCGGTACTACTCACCCACAGTCGATATATGGTCTATGGGAACTATTTTTGTTGAGCTCATTCTACGAGTGCCGTTCCTTGCTGGAGAGACCGACATAGATCAATTAAAGAAAACTTTTCATGCCATGGGGACACCTACCGAGCAGGACTGGCCT GGATATACAAAACTTCCCGACTACCATGAAGTGGGATCCTTCCCTAAAAACCCTTGGTGGAACATAATATCGTCTataggaagagaaggtcAAGACCTTGCTCGAGAACTTTTGAGATTTGATCCAGCCCAGAGACCTGCTGCGAAGAAA GCACTTTTAcattcattcttctcttcgtATCCCCCACCCACGCCACCAATCGCTCTTCCTAAGCCTTTGGCGGAACTGAGACCTCGAGAGCTGGCACCGGATGAAACTCAAGGGAAGCCATTGTTAGCCTCTGGAGCCAGTCAAGTTTTGAAACGTAAAGCCGAATCGCCTCACAAGAGTCAAAGTGTGTCAAGAAAACTTATCTTCACATAG